A single genomic interval of Armigeres subalbatus isolate Guangzhou_Male chromosome 1, GZ_Asu_2, whole genome shotgun sequence harbors:
- the LOC134226987 gene encoding uncharacterized protein LOC134226987 — protein sequence MGRTNKMMITMFHYGAITVLLLALVVTLTKADDLFGYNEEPENIPGRQNARNRTPVYIPGKCGHNEILYPGDQATDWVCDCRPAHVYHPGSAGCFPLYTRAYCNEDEYVEIKPGSKLPQCTKNTCKDKLIPFNGTCVKLHNNNEGVCPMVNRIKYVVGVNEETLQLECISTAPVNLANRLIGNRYNSQDPNIIVKEDGSVEFMHAMRCAPGSAAEYNGTCTDKLAAPIPTQIKARRRKFNTQSSVDSVDDQ from the exons ATGGGTCGAACGAACAAGATGATGATAACTATGTTCCATTACGGAGCGATCACTGTGTTATTGTTGGCGTTGGTAGTTACCTTAACGAAAGCAGATGATCTGTTTGGATACAACGAAGAGCCAGAAAACATTCCTGGACGACAGAACGCGAGG AATCGAACCCCAGTTTACATTCCGGGGAAATGCGGCCATAATGAAATCTTGTACCCCGGTGATCAGGCGACCGATTGGGTGTGCGATTGTCGTCCCG CACACGTCTACCATCCTGGATCGGCTGGATGTTTTCCTTTGTACACCCGAGCGTACTGCAATGAAGATGAATACGTAGAAATCAAGCCGGGGTCCAAACTGCCTCAATGCACGAAGAACACATGTAAGGACAAGCTAATTCCATTCAATGGAACTTGCGTTAAACTACACAACAACAATGAAGGAGTCTGTCCGATGGTAAATCGTATCAAGTATGTGGTCGGAGTGAATGAAGAAACGCTTCAGTTAGAATGCATCTCGACGGCGCCGGTCAATTTGGCGAATCGGCTTATAGGAAATCGTTACAACAGCCAGGATCCGAATATCATAgtgaaggaagatggaagtgtGGAATTTATGCATGCCATGCGATGTGCTCCCGGATCTGCGGCTGAATACAATGGAACCTGTACAGATAAATTGGCTGCACCGATACCAACGCAAATTAAGGCACGAAGGCGGAAGTTCAATACCCAATCCTCAGTGGACTCAGTGGACGATCAGTGA